In one Nicotiana sylvestris chromosome 8, ASM39365v2, whole genome shotgun sequence genomic region, the following are encoded:
- the LOC138875801 gene encoding uncharacterized protein, whose amino-acid sequence MANMVGQVLESHKITFHEDDLLLEGLGHNKALHVTVQCEDYFITRILINGGFSLNICPLVALKKLGKGLHEIKDGAINVNAFDGSQMSTIGEISQYLQMGPTWFNVDFQVIDVPTSYNLLLGQPWIHVAGAVASTLYQAVKFE is encoded by the coding sequence atggctaacatggtcggacaggtattggagagtcacaaaattacttttcatgaggatgattTACTActtgaagggctggggcacaacaaagcacttcacgtcactgtgcaatgcgaggattactttatCACCAGGATCCTAATTAATGGGGGTTttagcctcaacatttgtccgctagtagcactcaagaagttgggtaagggactgcacgagataaaggatggagccatcaacgTGAATGCCTTCGACGGTTCCCAGatgtccactattggggaaattagtcagtatttgcaaatggggccaacttggttcaatgtcgatttccaagtgatagacgtgccaacATCTTACAATCTACTATTGGGACAGCCATGGATCCATgtcgctggggctgtagcatcaacactgtatcaggcagtaaagtttgaatag